The Dermacentor silvarum isolate Dsil-2018 chromosome 11, BIME_Dsil_1.4, whole genome shotgun sequence region CGTctttaatgtgaagcattctttgcctcattcttgacACTTTGCGGCTGGCAGGTAGGTTAGTAGGTAGGTAGATAAGCTCCTGTCTCGCCTCGCtttaataaagaaaaataatgtcTACCCATCGGTGAAGTCTAACCCACCCGTGCCATTTCTTGTTTTCGTTCCTTGTGACAGCTGCGGTCTGGGGGgccgtgttagactgcactatctccgggggCGGCCAACTTTCATCAGTACTTTCCCCGTATTGTGCAACGTTGCACCGACTTCGTGATCTTCCAAGTTAATCATGCTTTGGcatttcttcgccggagtacaaatgccatcgtcgttttacaTACACCACGTGACGTAGCCGTATGTGCGTATGATTGCGTAACACGTAGTCGCTGACGACGtcacaatgtgtgtgtgtgtgtgtgtgtgtgtgtgtgtgtgtgtgtgtgtgtgtgtcgtttaTTATCGTTCACTACTGATGCAGAAACCAACAAATGCCATGTTGCAAGCGAGCGTGGAACAGCCGGCGTATAGAAATCTTGTTGTTGCCGCCATACGATCATCTTTAACGTGGTCGTCGTCATGCGGATGTCATGACGGGCTGGTACTGCTCGCGACTCACACAAACAACCAATCAATACGCACAAAcaatttacacaaacacgttggtccacctggtatcgCTCTGCGGAACTTCAAACCATACCAGATAGCCAAGTACCTGCAAaataacgtcgattcccacagtgacAGGAATCCgcacaaattttttttctctcttttattttCTCCGCACCGCCATCACGGTGAAACAGAGCTCTGTCCGGCGAGCACGTACGGACGCGGTGTCTGCCTGCCTTGTCCTCCGAACACGTACAACCTCAAGGCCGGCTCCGCGTACTGCCAGCCGTGCCCGCCCGGAGCGTACGTCGGCACGCAATGCCATCGTGAGTGGCCATAATCGCCTGCCTCTTATTAACCTCCCGAGACCAGAGGACAGCTCACGGGGCATGATTGCATTTTGACTCGGTTCGCATTACCGGTATGAAACGGAAGTGAAAATCCACTTTTTCGGCAAATCACTTCTGCGAAATACCGCAAGGTGGAGAAAGTATcgtaaaagggaaaaaaaaaaactgttatccACCCGAATATAGCAGGAAGCTACAAAAGAAatccatacgggtttctcagaaagaacgctttGCAGTTGACGAAATTTTTCCTCAACCGCAAAGCGTTCTTTGTGTTCTGTAACTTCGTgttacattcgggtggatgagaaaaaaatatttttttttcactttcatcCAGTTTTTGGTTTAAAATGCTACCACGGTTTGGTGCTGAAAGCAACATCTGGATGTACTTGGGCAGAATAGCTATCTCCTCATGTTTGTAATGCTAAAGaacacagagaaagagagagtaatATATTTAAATGATGGCTCAAGAACATTTTTCTTTACATAAACACACAGAGATGAAAATGTAACGTGGTGTGATGGGTTGGTATATTGATGCTTCGTCCTTTATGTTAATTTAATTATTTGAAAAAGACTAGGGCGCAGGACCGACGACTCACGAAAATGACAAACAAATGCGCACTCACAATTGAACATTTATTGCCCATACGGAAAGAAATACAAACAGGCACATTGCTCCTGTTAAGATGAGCTGAAAACAAACATGGAAGGCACGTGTCTAACATAAATTCATTACTGTCATAAAATGGCAAGGATGGTTGGCTTACATATAATGCGGCATTCTTGGTGGTATGCTCTTCGTGTCTTGTCGTTCATGCGCTCTAGTTTTTCCAATAATGGACTATCAACGAGCCCAACTATCCATCTTGTTGTATTCATGTCATCTCGCGGTATTCGAAACGGACTTCACCGATGTCTTCTCCGTCCGTATAAGGACACGACAGTCTAGATGAAACTTAtgtcaattttattgcgataacgaATACATGGACACTCcgggcgaattttcgccgtcgccgtgacgttccgtacgTGTTTAGGTATATTCATACCACATGTTTTTGAATGTCGCACGTGCAAGATAGATGCCATAATATTCAACCGACAAAGTTTCTCGAACAAGGTGTTAGCTGATTGACTGAATTATTCttcagaatttttgaaaattgTAGCGCGCAAGCACAAGTAATGAGACATTTCATTCGCAGCGCGTGTCCTAAATCTTCTCAGTCTATTAAAAAAGGTGCAAAGCAATATTAGTGCTCACAATATGAAAGTTATGTAGTTTCCCTGGCACCGCACTTTACGTCTGTGCGCTGAAATTGCAGGTCCTATACGGCGTGTTGAAGTTTTTAAAGGTGCCAGAAATTTTTGGTGTACCTGCGTATGTGGTATCCGCGTATAGTCACACCTGCGTATAGTTAGAACAATGTCCGATGAGTTCAAGCGCAAGGTTAAACCTTGCCATCGCTTTCGTTGGCTTCGCCTTCGGGCGGTACTGCCTTTTTTATAGAAAGCTGACGGGTACAACATGATTAAACCACATCCATACAGTTACACAAGCATCTGGCTTCATATCCGGGATGAATAAGTTGACTTTGAACTAAACAAGCAAGTAAGAAGGCAAGCAAGCAATGAAGCAACGCACAGCAAAGCGAAGCAAAACATAAGCCCATCCTCGTCGTTTTCGatcctttatgcgctgtccactTGCGCTGCACAAATTCAACTGATATTCCTTCTGCTGATTACTTTGTATTCTGTCTGTGCGTCGTTCTCCGGCTAAGTTGTCCATCTGGTTTGTCCTTGCTCTATGATGGACAGTGGTAGTATGCTGGCAGCAGAGATTACCGCATCCGTGAATAGAACGCCAAACATTCTGATACGAGGTGCTGCATGCCTCCCGCCGTCAATAGCCTGGGCATACATGCGTTTCGCGCACTCATCTTCCATAATCGGTATACGTGCCTAATGCAGCGTTTTTTGCTTGCCCGGAATGTAATAAGCCGATTGTCAATGGCCGATAATGGAACGTAAATCGCAGGAGGAAGCAGaatacagaaaaagaaatgacagagcccttccactactgtgaagatggaagccagcaaagctgtgactatggcggattaaattaaactatggggttttacgtgccaaaaccccgatctgattatgaggcacgccgtagtgggggactccggaaaatttcgatcacctggggttctttaacgtgctcctaaatctaaatacacgggtattttcgcatttcgcccctttagaaatgcggccgccgtggccgggattcgttcccgcgaccacgtgcttagcagTCCACACCTATGGTGGGTCTGTTAtggtgaatattgctatagtgaatttatatattataattatggactatattgagcgtcttcagcatgttcgtgaaagagcaaggacatcggcgtcttgttttcgcccgccCCGATGGCCAAGTAgcgcgtttgctgcgccaagtcagccccatcgtcatagactagtgtatgagccacagcgttcatagccgcggcacaccgCATGGCATCATCGGGAtcatgacgtcaggatcctggaagatgtggttaaacgagcgtccgtcccatagcgagtccaaagggcaactgctgataacagcgctagcgcgatctcttcgtcacgagacaaagaggcacaacgattggtgggacgtgccgccaccgagtatcgcgacacttgtgaaagagacaTCGACGGTGGCAACGGGTATAACagtgggccatccatcatccgttttgacacctgtgctgaggcacaactggcgggaaaccgccacgcacatggagtcaaaccaccacgcacatggagctcAAGAaaatgctgatagttttttttctacacgcggatacgatcctggggaacctagcccttaatagcgtcgctgtaaaaaatagGCGCCGATAGATCGCTCGTATACAATACGAACGGTTAAGCAGTTCGCGTGATGTTCAAGTTTTACGAGCTCTCAACGCTTCGCATGTTTTTCTTTAAAACTCCGGCAGCTGCAGACAGCGCTCTACAGTTGAGTCTGGTCGCCCTCGTGATGAAGTACGGCTTCATAACTTCCAGCTCGTTGTCGCTGATTCTAGGATTCATTCTCTTCTGGCTGAAAACAAGAAGAAACGCCCGTTTAAAGGTGAGTTTATTCTGACGAAAATTTTATAAGTTTGTGCAACCGCACTGAACGTATTTGCGGGTATCTTTAGTGTCGCGCGATGACCGCCTTATCCGTGCTTGACTTGCGATCCATGCAATCAACGcttaaaacgaaaaaaaaaaaaaatgtgcgcggTTAAGGAATGACAGCGCACACTAAACGCGTGGCTTAAATTTAAGTAATTAAAATAATACTACGTGAAATTCGAAGCAGTTGCCGTTCTTCAGTTAAAGGCGCATACGTCGTCACTCGGGGCGTGTAAAACTCTTGCGGTTGAGAAATGGTTAGCGCTGGGAACGGGGTGACTTCTACATGCACTCGAGTATTCTAACTGTTCGGATTGCAAAGCACGTGGCATTCTTGCAGTGTGACATGTAAGATGTCTACATGAATTAGCATACTAATCGCTGAACTTGCAGCGTTTTAATCTCTAAATTGTGCAGTAACTTTTACAAGAACAGTCTATTATCTTTCCTTCCACGTGCTTGCTCACGGCTGACATATATCCATAGCTTCATCTTGTTCCAGTGCGACGCGAGTACGGAACTGTGAAAGGAACTTGTCCCAAACAAGATAGCTGTATAATCTTTGAATATTTGGTTATTAGCGACCAAGGAGAATTATTAACGACGTGTAGCTGATGAAAGCTATTCATTTATTAGACCATGGGTTCAACCATCTTATTTCGTAGGAAGCAAAATGCCTGGATATGGCTcggtaaagttttttttttttgtcgcgatCAGACGATACAGCTCGAAATTGGGTTGTGCACAGCAATCGTGCGTGCGACCGCATCAGTTCACCTCCTGACTGTGGGCAGCGTGATTCTTTCACAGCTCACTGCTCAAGACGATGCCTTGCTCCACACAGTTCGATGCACTCTGGTTTAATAAGACAATGTTGAACTGACTGACAGACTGACTCTAGCTCTAAACAGAGTGGCTGGCTAGCAAAGGGGTTGCATGCGAGATAGTTGATTCATGCAGATCAAGAAGGTTTTAGAAAAGACCTTTGATACCAACCAAATAAGAGCAGAATGAAAGTACATTGCGAAGAACACAAACACGATGTAATATTGTGTCGAGTTTGCCTTCCTTGTGATATTGTTAGTTGCATTCTTCTGTTTGTATTTAATCCATGTAGCTAGCTAACAATAATTAATAAACTTTAGCCGATTGAGTTAACCGAACAATCTCTAACAAGGTTTACAAGCTGGCAGTCTTGATATCTGTGGTATGGAATCCACATAAGAAATCAGACACCATGAAGTCGGACAtcgtccagaaaaaaaaatggccgcatatctgcttgcttcgtcGCAAGTGACGTCGAAAGACGACGCTCCTGATACGTAACACTTTCTCTTTTCCgacctcccacccctcacgctcttcccctcccctttcACTCCTCCCAttatggatgcaatggaggttttgccgAATTCAGTTAAAATTTCCCGTGTTCGcactgctctcgcgccatctgttggggctttttattactgttggcttaaagccggctacagagccgcggcttcagtcgccctgttttaacgcgtagcgtcccTTGGACATCACTTATAACGCGTATATTTTTCATTGGCCGCGCTTcatgtttcatttctttctgtctctctcttgctctctatctgtgtttctctttctttctctctctttctttaaatctctctctgtctctctcacacattttctctttctctcgcccatcgtaagttctgttacaatcgttggtacaacgcaatcatatggttcccataaatgcatgttcatcaagtgtgggtgtatagcctagtggttataacgctcgcctttggaccgtggttacccgggttcgaatccagcCTCGCCAACAAggcttattttatttattactctcgctctctgtcagtctctttctttctctctctgcacctcctctcctcatgcttcATTTTGgccggttgaatcgagtgacagacaaagtttttcgcgtttaggtagcccaagaaaggctatcgtctttaaaagccaTGTGGTTCATCTACCGTCGATATGATAGCAACTTTTCTCCGTCTTCtaaactttcagagttaaatcTAACTACTCTCAGCATCCGTCGCAACATAGAATCTCTAAAGCTATTAAACTCATTAATTAACCTATCTAACACGTCTTGCCTTAGTACAAACATAAAATTTGCGGAACCTTCCTCATCTAGGAGGTGTCACCATCTGAATATTGTGCAATATCGGTCATGAAATGATGCATTTAAGTATAGTTTTTACCTTTTAACCATTGAATACATGGAACTCGCTGCCTTGTGCCATTCGTTACCCTCCGTTGGACGATTTCTTGCCTAAACTTAAGTATTATTGATCTATCTTTGCTGCTTATATTTGCACTTTGTGTACGCTCTACAGCTGCATAATGctccactcctgccatagccctaatAGGGCTGCCGTAtgtcaaaataaataaatacagtatAGTGACTGACACCGACTCCATCTGTGGCAGGCTGTGCCGACTTCCTTGCTGACGTCGTCGCTCTCCGACGAGTTTCTCTCCTCGCGGGTTCTAAGCTGTGGTTCCTTCGAGCTGCCTCCAAAAACCTCGTCGCCTGAGAGTGACTGCGACGTCACTTGCGTCGGGGCCGGCGACGCCCGGCGGCCATCTCGCAGAGCGACGACGAGAACTACGAAAAAGACTTCGTCGTCTTCGACCAGGACAGCACGTGCGCGCGTCGGGGTGGACGATTCTCGAGAAGGCGACGATGACGAAGAAGGCGCTTCCAGCGACGACAGCAGCGCGGTGGGTGACGGCGCCGGCGGAGACGCCTCGCCCAACAAGCGCCAGCAGATTTTGAAGCGTCTCAAGGAGCACGGAGCGGTGCTGCCCGTAAAGGGCGTCGACATAGTAAGTAATACATATTTACCGACTTATTATTATTAAATgctattattttactgacgtttcggccggtggtctggccttcatcggagtgaatgaGAATACGCAAGACGTTCGTTCCCAAGGTGTCGGAAAGTCACGTGGAATTGCCACGTGTCCTCACCGTTGACGAAGCGggagaaacaacaacaacaacaacaacaacaacgacaacgacaacaacaacgacaacgacaacgacgacgacaacgacaacgacaacaacaagaTGTCTAGATTCGCACAGGGGGCATGCGACACAACAGCGGCTCCAGAGTGAAAAAGAGAGGATATGCGGACAATGTCGGGACGATGCAAGAACGTTTTAACATGCGTCGGCAATAACCACATTGTTCTAATCAGAAGACAAACACGTGAGTTTCCCAGTGCTTTCATTAACACCCGAGGCGGTGGTAGTAAAGACAAGATAGAACTCGTGAAGATAGTACCACGATCGGGAAAAACATGTTAGTGAGTGTGGACTCGGACATTTATACGAAAACGTGCCGTGTATACAGTGCTCCGTACTTTGCATATGTTATCGTCCTATTGGAATTGTGACGTCATTGTGACTCGGCGTTCgtatcgtcttttgttgaaataacGTTTTTCTAAACACGATTTCGCTTCGCCGACGCAGTTATCGCTcgaggacgttgaaggtcgagtgaacgatgagacatataaggctttcgccttaataaatgaaTTGTGACGTGGTGCGGTGGTGGAGTAGTAGCCTAGTGTTGTCCTTTGATGCCGTAATAACgttctttctctttctatttttGCAGATTGAGATCTCGGAAAAGGCGAAACAATTTCGCGCAAGACCAATGCTCAAGTGATTCGTCTTAATGATCAACTAAAAGGAATTTCACCATGCGCACGTCGTTTTGACGACCACGGAGCGCCGAATTATTGTTCTGCGGCTTGTGACAGTGTCGTAACCATCGGACTTTTCAGCAGAAAGTTGGTGGTTTTATTTCATAAAACAAAGCTGTCTGGAGTGTCTCGTCTAAGTTACCGGATGTTTCAATCACGCGCCTATttgaaataataattaaaaaaacccGAAGGAACATGCGAGTTTTAGAAGACGATATTCAAGAATATACCATATTCATGTCATTAATCAGGTGACTGATAACTTAAGCATATAGCTAAAACTTCTGGTTGAGTTAAGAAACCTCGGAAGTTGAGAAGGGACAACCTCGACACATGGGCCCTGTAGCATACACGAACGGATGCTGTCGGGGACTGCGACACACGCTGGACCTTAAGATGGGATCACCTTGTGTGTGAGCTTGCAGCAGCAAGCACCCATTAAGTCGTGAAGGTGAATAGTCATTACGGTGTCTATGCCCTACGAAGCCTGGCCTCACAACTCATCAGTCACAGAAAGCCATTGGAGCTCTTCTACAGCACCTGAAGGCGACAAACTTGAGTGCCCGACTTTAGATATGCTGCACCTGGCTTAGTGCACTTGAAAGTGCGATCAAGATTAGTCTCATCTCTGTCTCTCTCATTCCCCCATCCCTTTCCCACgtgaagggtagcaaactggacaaagtctggttcacctccctgcctttccttcctcccatctctctctcttccccctCTTTATgggtgctggctgctgctgtcttacaGAGTAGACCCAAGCCCATTACCCAGTACACACTACCCCACCACCACCAACCACAATACCACACCACCCACTAGGCCCCTACTCACTTCCCCGGCCGTGTGTGACCTGGGGCAACCAGAAGCAAGAACTAGACAAATATGCAACAGTGAATAAGTCAATAACAGAAGCGGAGGTAAACGGCATAGCTGGAAACCGAGCCATGTCCGTCCTCTGGCTCAACGTCCAGAGTCATTATGGTCATGCTGCCAGCATCGAAGCTCATCACGTGTTGCTCGAAACGAACATTCTCGCATTGTCGGAGACGTGGAGACTGGTCGCCGCTTTCGAGCTGGCTAGTGTGTCAGTGGAAGGCGTAAGTGCGCTAGGTGTGCCGGCGTGGCAATTTATAAGAACGGCCTCTCGAAGCCGGCCAGGTGGAGTCGTTGCTAGTACCTGGCAGAGAGGCCGCGATTTCATCGCAGGTGGTGCGCGTGATGGATGGGTTGCACGAGTAAATTGTGGGGACATGGACGTCGCGTTCACTGCCCTCTGCAACGATTCGTCTGATCCCTAGCTATGACAATGGCTACGACAATACGACGCTATTCGTCTTCGCCGTAGAGTAATGGCAACACATGAAAACCAGAAAGCCGGTCGTTACCAACCTACACAGAAGACGTATTCGGTATGCGTCTTGTTAACTGTCACCTTGTAGCCAGTCATCGATGGCAACTGGTGATGCGAATGACCACGTGTTTGCCAGAAGGATTGACACGTTGAAGTTGCCTTTCTCGTTGTGTTCCATACTTCGCGACGCAGTGTAAGAAACCACGTGACATGTGTACAATGTCTAATAAGTTTAATGCACATTCGCGTCCCATTAAAACGCACGCTGCACCTAGATCGAAACATGTGCATTTCTGCGTTAAATTTGCATAAACTTCGCATTAAATTGGTGTCGTGTTAGTAGACATTTGCAGAAAAAATTACATTGCATGTGTGTCAATTCCCATGAATATTTATATCGTTAATGTTACGTTTTCAACACCTTTGTTTTATTATTTGCGCAAGCATaaacgaaagcttcgcttaacaaCGATTCGCAGATATTAgtgggattcacaaaattttgtttttaatgacatgTCTAGAGATTTGAAGTTTCGTTAGTCAACCTATTAACTACACTGAAGTGAACGGAGCAGCGTTCCTTCGTCCGTCTCCTTCGCTTGTCCTCGAAGCTGGCTTTCGCGTAGGCGCTGCTCCTTAATGGTCACACCTCGTCACGCCAACCTCGCTGTAAGCGACACGAACACCGTCGCACAGCAGGGGCGGACACGTTAACAACAGGCTCTCGCGAGGACAACGACTCGCGCGGTtgaagagaaaggaagaaaataaaTTCTCACCTTTGCAACAGCACCTGTCAGTCGTGTCTGTGGACAGGGCAGCGCGCAGGCGTTCGTTATAGAGGGCGAACAGCCTTTTACGTGGTACATATGCTGTCTCGGCAATACCGTACAGCGCCGTGTAAGGGTGTGGTGTGCTCCCAGCAGGTTACAGTGGTACTGCGCAGCTCAAAATATCACCGAGTTCTGGCAGTACGTACATCAGATTGTCGTTACTTCGTGACGAGTTTGATAATTATTGATCGACGCTGTCGGCTTGAAAATTTCGCACTGCTGATGGGAGCATTTCCAGTAATGTTTTGTGCAATGGTGCGAATAAGCACATTTACTCTAGTGTACGGAGTGAAAGAACTGCTTAATATGACTCAAAATATCTATCCATCCGTCCATCTGTCCATCCGTCCATTCATTGACTAAGGATGTCGTCGAAATGAAATTGAAAACATAAATCTGAAAATTGTGTGTTTGAATGCGTGTGCAAgctggaggaaggttcatgaaaagGAAAATTGTCATCAACCCGACGGTTATAACAAGTTAAAAAGGAAACCCCCACTATGaatgtttcttcaactgcgaatGTCGCCTTGCGaaaaacccgtacgggtttcctttcGAGCTTCGTGCTCCATTTGGGCGGATgtcatttttttcccc contains the following coding sequences:
- the LOC119433508 gene encoding uncharacterized protein LOC119433508 isoform X1, whose translation is MDAAEVATSIGAFARRHVARSQNSFLCISWECVAAAVSSEFEAPKMCTRKHDERRRRWENTDKGSRPLGTRNLYGIALFLWPKELCPASTYGRGVCLPCPPNTYNLKAGSAYCQPCPPGAYVGTQCHPADSALQLSLVALVMKYGFITSSSLSLILGFILFWLKTRRNARLKAVPTSLLTSSLSDEFLSSRVLSCGSFELPPKTSSPESDCDVTCVGAGDARRPSRRATTRTTKKTSSSSTRTARARVGVDDSREGDDDEEGASSDDSSAVGDGAGGDASPNKRQQILKRLKEHGAVLPVKGVDIIEISEKAKQFRARPMLK
- the LOC119433508 gene encoding uncharacterized protein LOC119433508 isoform X3; protein product: MDAAEVATSIGAFARRHVARSQNSFLCISWECVAAAVSSEFEAPKMCTRKHDERRRRWENTDKGSRPLGTRNLYGIALFLWPKAADSALQLSLVALVMKYGFITSSSLSLILGFILFWLKTRRNARLKAVPTSLLTSSLSDEFLSSRVLSCGSFELPPKTSSPESDCDVTCVGAGDARRPSRRATTRTTKKTSSSSTRTARARVGVDDSREGDDDEEGASSDDSSAVGDGAGGDASPNKRQQILKRLKEHGAVLPVKGVDIIEISEKAKQFRARPMLK
- the LOC119433508 gene encoding uncharacterized protein LOC119433508 isoform X2, with protein sequence MDAAEVATSIGAFARRHVARSQNSFLCISWECVAAAVSSEFEAPKMCTRKHDERRRRWENTDKGSRPLGTRNLYGIALFLWPKGVTSADSALQLSLVALVMKYGFITSSSLSLILGFILFWLKTRRNARLKAVPTSLLTSSLSDEFLSSRVLSCGSFELPPKTSSPESDCDVTCVGAGDARRPSRRATTRTTKKTSSSSTRTARARVGVDDSREGDDDEEGASSDDSSAVGDGAGGDASPNKRQQILKRLKEHGAVLPVKGVDIIEISEKAKQFRARPMLK